Below is a genomic region from Raphanus sativus cultivar WK10039 chromosome 4, ASM80110v3, whole genome shotgun sequence.
AGAAAGAACACACAAAATGGAAAAATCTAATAAAGAGGGtaacttaattatatatcatcGCCACCGTAACGAGAGAAGTTAAATGGAGAAGCGATACGATGGATAACAACGGAAGGAGAGACAAACAAATCTGGCTCCGAGACAAGAACACCATCGAGTGTGAGACCCGAAGCCGAGTTGTTGGTTACAACGATGGAGTTTCCAgagagaagagttgggatgcgAGAGAGAGGCTCCATGACGCTTATGTTGTGGAAGTGAAGCAGTTGTGGGACGATGTGGTAAGCAGCTACGAGCGGTGAAGTGGCGTTGATTCCTTC
It encodes:
- the LOC130510880 gene encoding uncharacterized protein LOC130510880; amino-acid sequence: MASNKHLPLLLLLIITTTSSTSLAFDQNKLVIKIIDAMISGGSFEDWSEAFLATNDEIHGQVLTSTLFLPKTSVEGINATSPLVAAYHIVPQLLHFHNISVMEPLSRIPTLLSGNSIVVTNNSASGLTLDGVLVSEPDLFVSPSVVIHRIASPFNFSRYGGDDI